ATAGAGATTCTCCAGCGTTATCTGGTCATGATATATCAAAAAATGATACTCATCCAGCACCAAGAATGGTACGTCTGTCCAGATATCGTCCTTGGTTGTTAAAGGAGGGTGAATCTCGAGCAGCCAAAAGATACCCTTTTCTCGAACCAGGGATTTCCATTCATGCGAGTGTAAGAACGCTTTTTCGGATCCTTCAATATCCATTTTAACCAGTGTCGGTGGTCCGTATGTTATCCATGCATCATGAAAGTTTAATGAATCTTTCCCGCCCTCCTGCGGATTATCTGTGCATACTTTTTCGTCTGTTCGGGAAGTGTGTGGCGGTGAATATGAATAGTGTTTAATGCTGAGTGCCTGATCGACGACAGTAATTGCGAGCTTATTTGCCGTGGCGGTTTTTTGAAGCAAACGGCAAGCATGTGGAGAG
Above is a window of bacterium DNA encoding:
- a CDS encoding FkbM family methyltransferase; this translates as MTPVEIFKIHFMNSPLCSLWHKLAPHVTVRKVMDGLTIYFDLNDNIDDLTRPSFLRRETMTKWICEQISGNYWDVGCNIGQFAVPAATTGHNVVAFDISPHACRLLQKTATANKLAITVVDQALSIKHYSYSPPHTSRTDEKVCTDNPQEGGKDSLNFHDAWITYGPPTLVKMDIEGSEKAFLHSHEWKSLVREKGIFWLLEIHPPLTTKDDIWTDVPFLVLDEYHFLIYHDQITLENLYAKRNAS